The DNA segment TTGCCTAGCTGCGAGTTGTCGCCGTAGTCTGGTGGGACATCTTGCGAGTCCACGCCGTACTCGCGAGCCTGCACCTTCGGCCTGTGGCTGAGAAGCGCGCTCAtgtggtcataccacttccaagccgacggtgcagctccacttctctcttgctccaaccgttcctgtcacacaagacagaattgtgctgcaacgtcgtatcattccgtatgggtgtcgaaattcggctgagggaatgtttatactcacggccgtgaatcgcttcttcaaatcgttccagcagttccgcaactgctgccacgtccagtggtatccgagattggccatttcggcctgcagatctttgaacacatcttgattgcgctgccgtctgctgtccagcgcctcgctcacttttttttcactgattagcgctaaaaaacattctacttcccggtcggtccaagaagctcgggtggaaacagcgcggggaccgacggcggctgccattttggtcgactggtcacatgaccgaaatctttcccagagttccccgttacccgactccctgacccgactgcgtatggacctcctgcatgtttgtaaacaaacgaggtggcgctgcagtcgctagcgagctcgtggtaggcaaaaggtcggggaatggcgtcgcggataggtgttgtgcgcgggttttcaaggcttgtaggcgcgtttccagtttctgcgaatcatagcaatggtcgatgcttccaacttattaatttgtcgaagtacacgagctcgcgttgtccacgtgcggcctataaagagaaatagtttgccactgtatattgtatatatggttagtagtaaacatgtagaaagcgttcctgccgtttatttatgcgctaggcattgaataaaacaagttttgacactttgcactagccggaatgattttacttcgggacagtagtgaggggaagtgctggcgttgtttcgtcggagcgagacatgcgctcatcgtctgctgacatacgtacgtgtcgcgctgtgcgaaaagtggggacagcgtcgtgtccccgatctcctgtctcgcttagcgctgtttttagccgcatgaccacgcaccagccaggccgacttgtcctcttgttaagctgatcgatttggtgaaaatttttgatttctagaatttttttctttcctagccctgaagtctagtttcgtgacaaaaaattatagcaaaatattgagtacaaatttataaattacgctttttagaagtgtggtcgtcaaaaattgtgaggtaatttctttgatttcagtgccgcatttctttgaccaaagcgaaagcgaagatgccataaacgagggaatatactttaaggttcgttttctttttaacctccctgcgtttccttttcattctctctctctctctcttctgacctctcacattttctgcgactggatcactcaccttcgtaattcgcatgaaaatcaaatgattccatttgccgcaaactattcctgagacgttgaggagcgtaataaatctctcgatttttttccctacacgtgcagtattgtgttagttattttttgtaagaaacgttttcatgtaactatgcatgcataagtactgatcatatagaaaaagaactaatcgcgtcatcatacagaacagggctttatgcacatgctggcataaaaaaactgcgcactatctactcaattatttgagacctagcttggggggacttgacgacggtgttaattataatacccagaactgcacaaggtatagctataaataaaaggaataactgaaactagcgtaggaatttcatatttgcaccaagtttacttacat comes from the Amblyomma americanum isolate KBUSLIRL-KWMA chromosome 1, ASM5285725v1, whole genome shotgun sequence genome and includes:
- the LOC144113168 gene encoding uncharacterized protein LOC144113168 — encoded protein: MAAAVGPRAVSTRASWTDREVECFLALISEKKVSEALDSRRQRNQDVFKDLQAEMANLGYHWTWQQLRNCWNDLKKRFTAERLEQERSGAAPSAWKWYDHMSALLSHRPKVQAREYGVDSQDVPPDYGDNSQLDISDADTRTEEDDADILQEQSEPSTSSRSPPQKRRRMGEAKLEKVLLNVQRKKRRILDEASRDTISATKTTACR